The DNA window AATAAAGTTGACAgagatttaatttgtatttattttttgctATTATTGTTTACCATGTAGAACATCACAAGCCGCTGCATTACAGATTAGCAGGGAGAGCCTCATTGCCCTCCAACCACTTCTCCGACCTAAATTTACTCAATGATTAATACATTTCACTTTGCCGGGTGGTTAGCATCACATAACACCTTTTGGTAAGATCCTAAAGAGTGAATTATGGAAAAATTCTTAAGGTTGAAGAAATGAAAATTTGAATCCGTTTAAACTCTACCGGTATAGGCTAGAACATCCTCCGAAATATAGTGAATCCTACAACACCAACTGACAAAATAAGAGCGACTTTCGTGATCTCAAAGTCTGCAAACATGCTTCTCTTGTTTGTTCTTGCTTGCCGAGACCTCTCTCCAACGTTGTCGCGAAGGAGATTACTTAACGCATCTAACTGATGCATGACTTGACGTTGTCCCCGCATAATTCCAGAAATCTGTAGCATATAGAACGATGAACAAGAAAATTAATACACCACCGGCTAAAAAGGCAACAGCATCCATTCATCTCTTTCTTTGTGTTTGTACGTTATACCAGAAATACTCGAGGCCCTCTCCAAATATGAGAATTTACAGTATAACTTGGGATTTTCTAGAATCGACGATTGTCAAATGTACAACAAGACACAAACATAAGGGACACTCCTTAGATTTTTAGAGGTGGGACCTGTCAGTATGTTCCTGTGGTCTAGTGGACTATGATCTAGGCATAATATTTTCCATGTCATACGACCATCTAAATATCATGCACTTGCAACATGGAGGAGCTTATCCTATGTCTTGACACGGCAACTTTCAATTTGGGGCGTAATAGATATAATTTCAATTTGGGGCGTAATAgatataatttcaatttttttctcaaaaagaaaaaaaagacaaattcGCAAGGACCAAATTTCATACCTCCTCCATTAAAGGTGATTCCTTGACCAACTGGGAGGAAGATGAGGAATTAGATAATTTCGGTCCAGTCAAAGAACCGTTGCTCAAACCGGAGAGGAAGTACCAAGTCGGAGCAGTGCCATTACAAGCTTCAGCTTGGAGGGCCAAATTCTGTTGGCTGGGAGAGCTTTTATGATTCAATTTGGAATTCAGCTCTTCCATGCAGGTTGTGAACTCATCCATTCTTTCATTTAGCGACGAAATCTGATCTGATAGTTGAGCAAGGATTCCCTACGgacaaaaaaggaaaaaatatacaactaaaaaaatttcCTTGTCCATTCCTTTGAAAAACCAATGGGAACACTAGACAAAAGGAAAGGTTGTAGGCATACCTGGTTTGCTAGGATTGCTGGCGAGTCTGAAGTTCTTTCATCATATCTCCGGTCAGCAAGTCCAGGAAACTTGGATTTGTCCCTCTGATTTGAATATGAATGTGACATACCACTGCTTGATGTAAATTATGGCCAAACATATTAGTGGAAAAAAGGACAATAACCAATATAACGAAATTATCTAAGATATGCAGCAAAATTTGTTGTGAATTGCACCTTTTAAGGTGCTTATTTCTCATGGCAACCCTATCAGCGGAGGCTCGCAAAAGTGCTTCTTTGGGGCTTGAAACTAAATCCTCATCTAGACTGAGTTTCATCTTTAAATCATCTGGTAAAGCCTGCAGAATGATCAGATCAGAACAACCTATGCAGTAGAAGCCACCATAAAAATTGAATGTTTGCGTACCATAACTTCATCTACAAGCTTTTCCAGTTGAATCTGTTCTATATAAGTACGTGCAACATATGAACCTTCCAAACCTAGCTGCTCTGCAACACATCTCACCGCCAACCGATCCCTTCCTTGCaccttttaaaaagaaaattagaatGCAGGTTATGAACAGCTTATATGACAAAGAAGCAACGAATCTTAATGACTAAAAATTCTTAATTCTGTCAGGGTACACATCCTATATACAGTAATAAAAATCTTCTAATAAAATACCATGCGTACATGCTTGATAAACTCATTAAACTGCAATGACACCTAAAATTTTACACTATTTATCTTGACCATATTTATGTTGCAGCTGAAAGATTTCCAACTTGCATGTAGAAAACATGTAATGCATACTATTCTGGAGATGAATGcacaaaaattaattactctTACCTGAATATATTGGCGATTTAGTTGTTCTAGCCAAtcaattttcacacacactttatcATTAGAGAAAACATGGCTGCTTCTTTTAAGGATGGTTGCAATTGTGTATCCCAGGGCCATCAACCCACCAAGAAGCCGCACACTAACTTCAAATGTAATCCTTGGAGAAATTACAAATGGATTGTCGGTGACCCATTCCTGAAATTGAGAATTACAATTGATAGAATCATGTAAAGATGGAGCTTCATTTTATGTAATAACTAATGCCCAAGTTTTAAAATTCCCTAATAAAGATACAAAAATaacttacaaaagttactaatgCTATTTATCAATTACATTACAAGTAAATTTAAACCATTCATGGGCCTCTAAGATAGTGTTTACATCCCAAATTTATGCAACTCAGCACCATTATATAACTAATACAAAGCAGTTGCTTCTCTTCATCTTGTCACAGACAGAAGACTTGACTTCGCTTTCTGCTAGAGGAACTATACTTCTCAATTTAGCCATGATAGTCATGTTGCTCAAATTTGATTACAGTACTATTAGTGCCCAATTCAATCTAGGACCTAGGATTTTCTCACTCAGCTGCCACATAAAAGAATTGGCCAATCTATTAAATTTTCGAGATAGCACggtaatactaattaaaaaattatgtagaATTGATATGATAAACTAAGGCTAATTGACTGCAAAAATAGTAGTAATTTCCCCCATCATGTAGGAGGGCTAAGGCTAGGGAATATTATTGTTTTTCACAGAGCAGTAACCTGTATATAGTTTCTTCCCCTCCAACCGTATATAGTGACTATTTTGAACATTTTCTTCCACTTCTCAAAGTATGAAAGTAAATCAAGCacgcaaaataaaaatttaatatagaaaAGAACTAAATTCTAATAGGCAAACCTCAAACATGAGATTATATTTTCCATCTTTATTCCTCATTCTCAGGTATGACTGACAAGATTCGGGATCTTCACCAGGTGGCAAGAGATATATATCATAAGTCTGCTCTGTTGTCTCTGTATGTTCAGCAAGAACTGCCTTAATCTGGTCCTCCTTCACCTTCTTTGCTGACTGCAATAAACAAAAGTAGCCAGAAGTCAAGACAGCGATACTTTCACCAAATAAAAGATTCATAAATGAAGGTAACCAGAACCAATGAATATGAGAAgtaacaaaatatatatttcaaagCTTAGACGCAAGGAAGTTTAAGCAGAAAACTACCTTCAGTATGTAAGTTGGACTCTGGAAACCAGAGAAAGGGTTGAAtttgtttatgatttttatatGCGCTGTTTGAAGATCTGGCTCAATAAAAGCTTTGTACATCGGGTATACCTGCGATATAGAAGTTCAGTTGAGTACTTGAAAAGCAAAATCATGACTAAACAAACTCATAGCAAGCTTGACAAAAACCTAAAAGGTGTAATAAAATCAAACCGTCTCAGATATCTGCTGGATAATTTCCTCTGGTGCTTGGCCAGCGCGTTGGATGTCCCGTAAAACTCGTTTTACAAGGTCAAAATGAACACCTCCTGTAACTGATACTCGCAGGTCTAGCATAGGTCGCAGCTTTTCACTCAAAGCATAGATGCCCTCAATAATAACTATACGGGAAGTTGGGACTTCAAGACTCCTATCACAATAACAAGAAGACATGATTTAAAGCAAAAGtcagatataaaaaaaactgcATGACAAAAATTGGCTACTTTTGGATCAATGATGATATAGCTACTGTAGGATAAAcaatataagaaaaatataggAAACATTGACTAACCTATATCCAACACGCGAGCTagatttaaaatcataaattggAATTTCAACTGCTTTTCCATCCTTTAAATCTTGCACATTCTTCAGCAGTGTGTCATAGTCAGTCAAGCGCGGATCTGCTTAATAGAATACCAATCTCATAAAAAAAATGTCGTtctgaattaaaataattttacttccTAAAGAAAATAAGGATGAAAACTCTACAATTTGCAACGACTATAAGAACCATAACCACAAAAAAGAAttcatgaattaaaaaaattacactttcTACAGAACATACggcttaaaactctaaaatttGCAACAGGATAAAAGGACCATACGATGATTAGATCAAGTCTATCTCCtgatagaaattaaaaattaccggTCCACAAACTTACTTAAGGTTTTCCCATTCTAACAAAAATGAAGCAGCATCAGCAACTCTTCCAGTTCATTAGATGAAACttgaaaacaaattaaaaaaaaatagaaacaaggACCAGGCATCACTTCTTTCTCATGGTTAAGAACAGAAGAGATTTCATATACACAGATGAGACTGAAactgttaaataaaaaaaaatacatgtaatCTATTATTTTGATCTAATACCTATCATGTGTCAGAAACACAAATTCTtctcaattactaaaaaggactCGACAACTAAATCAGTCTGCAGGGTAGACAGTTTTTTTGGGGGTAGGTCTCCAAAAGAGTAAAAGAGGAGAATCTGAAAATCAGCTATAGCAGGGAACTAAGGCAAGTGTGTTAAGGGCATGATCACATCGCAACCaattggaaaaagaaaaggaaaaacaatATAGACTAGACTAGTAGTTGAGTGCTTATTGTTGCTCAGATCATAATAAGGTTGAAATTTTCCTAGTCTCAAAGCACCAAATATGTTAATAAGCCACATCTTTCTAATTCCTTCCCAGATCCCTGCGCTCCACCAACAAACCACCCCAACTTGTCTCACCTTATTCCTATTGTAAGTAGTTAAAAAGAGTTATCCCTCAACTCCACTCAGGGTATTGCTTTCTCCCACCCCGAGAATCACCTAATACTCAAAGCGCATATAATGTGCTCAACTAACAATGCATATtagaaaatttatcaaacaGCACATACAAACATCTCGGGAAGCCTGTCAGATAAAATTGCTGAAGATTACATTTCATTACTTCCAATTATGTAAAAGTGCTAAAATAATAAGTTTTGCAAAAGAAAAGTGACAAAAGCCTAAACAAGTTCAGAGATAAATCACCATCAAAATTTCCATCTACAATTCTGCTAGCATCATTGTAGTTGTCCATTGATATGACAGCAACACTGGGCAAGAAATGGAGTACCTTCTCTGTGAAGACAGTCTTCCCGGCCCCTGAGGGACCCGCTAAACCTACCAGTATAATACCATCATTTTTTTGGGCTAATAATTGGCATGCACGAATGAATAAAAAGAATCCTTTCTCAAATGTATAATTCTGTTGGATTGGAACAATCTCATAGCGGTCACAGTCCTTCCTCTTAGTCAGCCTGACTTGGTCTTTCAAAAGGCCCTGCTTTTTCTGGTGCAATTCAGCGCCAGACATAACTTGGGCCTTTAAAAGAATATGCTGCCTTCCTCTGATTAAAAGAAAATCACCAAAAATATGCAGGGTCAAATATAAGGAGGGCCAAGATAAAAGGAATAGAATAACAACAAAGAGGAAGCATAAAACAGTTTAACCCAGAAATAAAAGTGggaaaaaatgaattaaagtttaattacaACACGATTTTAACTTTATAATAAAAAGAGTATAAAAGTAGTGATGTAAGCATAATAGTTCTATAAAATCAACCAGAATACAGCTAAATTTTTTATCAGGATTATTATACTTGATCAAAGCAAAATTTCATGATAAAATGAGAAGCGCTATTAAAAATACTACTGAAATAATTATATCCCTTGTGCATAGCATATCTCAAGCCAATCTAGACATTCAAATGGATACCATAGTAATCATATTCTGGAAATAACAGATGATTCTATAAATTATGGGTTCAGTGTCTAGAAACACTAAAATACACACAAACAGGCATATACTCAATTGAGCAATGGTAATATATGCATAATGCAGCATAATTATGTGTTAGTTACAGTAGCACTCTTAAAACATCAGTTAGAGATATATTTTACATCCAAAAGGGGCTATAATTGAAGTGAAGTGGCAAACTCTTGTTCGTTGCTTCACATTTCATCATTAGTACAAAGTACCTAGGTCCCATGTGATGGCCTTACAACTCAACATTAGTACAGACCTTGCCAGTTCTGATGTAAACTtcttaaaattttctttttctaccACAAAATTCAACCATCTTCCGTATTATACGGATAAAGAAGTAAGACTagagaatattaaaaaaaaatgcgaCAATATCCATATGCGTATATGAGCAAAACACGAACACATTTCATAATTGGATTACTATGCCAAGTAGCTACAAAAGCTTAGCTTCATCTAGTCATGACAATTTACAAGAATATCACTTATAAACCCTGTTTAGCATTACCATTTGATAATTCAGTATGCATTTAGGGAAAAGACGCCACGAGAGAACACAAAATAATACTCTTGACTTAAGAGTACTAATGCCAATTCACTAAAATGTGTAAAAAAATCCATAACCAACTTCTCTATGAAAAAAAACTGTAGAATTTTGATCACACACCACTACAAAAgccaaaaacaaaaaccaaatatttaattaataaacaaaGACAAATGCACACAAACAGATATCCATTTCTACAATCCGAAccatataaataaaacataGGCTAAAACCTCAAGTTCCATCAACTTATACGAACAACCCAAAAATATTGAAAGTGAAACACAAACCAAAGCAACAGCCTTTATCAAATCCCACAAATCAAACTATAAAAACAATGAATACCCACACAACAAAATGGCAAACAAACAATACCCAGATAAGCAAAACATGGATCAAAGTCagcaaattaaattaaattttgaaggATTAGGGCactaaccaaatcaaatatgAAGTAACTTGCTGAAATTACAGTTCTTTAATAATGGGGGCAATGAGTGAGTGATTTTAAAGCAAAAAAATACACCACATAACAAGAAACCGCAGTAATTATACTCTTTATAAAGGTCGgtctcataaaaataaaataaagatataatatttcattttccCAGTACAAAAGGTAtctgatttttatattttttaaaacaaaatcagaaTGATGAATGCAGAGTTTGAGTTGTAGAGAGAATGTGCAACTGCACGAGAATGGCCCAGATGTGAACTCTAGAGGAAGAGGTGCTTATATAGGATTCTTATATgggtgtttttttaattttttaaaataatttattttgtgtttggTATTTGTTTTCTTTGCAAATTTGGTTTTGAGCAGAGTTTGGGGTTGGCATGTGTGAAAAGTTAGTAAGGTTCATTTACCAAAGAAATTCAGAAAATTGAATGACTTAACTTGTAAATTAGCCAGCTTTGGGTGTGTGAGTACAAAATTTGTTAATAATGATCAAATCTTCGGATTTATGAATTAAAGGTGgaagtatttatatttattgtcTTCATCGTGGCATTTAGCATTACTACTTATTAACGGCAAATTATTACTACATTGTCCATTAGAGATGAACAATGTTGA is part of the Mercurialis annua linkage group LG3, ddMerAnnu1.2, whole genome shotgun sequence genome and encodes:
- the LOC126673979 gene encoding inorganic pyrophosphatase TTM2; the protein is MSGAELHQKKQGLLKDQVRLTKRKDCDRYEIVPIQQNYTFEKGFFLFIRACQLLAQKNDGIILVGLAGPSGAGKTVFTEKVLHFLPSVAVISMDNYNDASRIVDGNFDDPRLTDYDTLLKNVQDLKDGKAVEIPIYDFKSSSRVGYRSLEVPTSRIVIIEGIYALSEKLRPMLDLRVSVTGGVHFDLVKRVLRDIQRAGQAPEEIIQQISETVYPMYKAFIEPDLQTAHIKIINKFNPFSGFQSPTYILKSAKKVKEDQIKAVLAEHTETTEQTYDIYLLPPGEDPESCQSYLRMRNKDGKYNLMFEEWVTDNPFVISPRITFEVSVRLLGGLMALGYTIATILKRSSHVFSNDKVCVKIDWLEQLNRQYIQVQGRDRLAVRCVAEQLGLEGSYVARTYIEQIQLEKLVDEVMALPDDLKMKLSLDEDLVSSPKEALLRASADRVAMRNKHLKSGMSHSYSNQRDKSKFPGLADRRYDERTSDSPAILANQGILAQLSDQISSLNERMDEFTTCMEELNSKLNHKSSPSQQNLALQAEACNGTAPTWYFLSGLSNGSLTGPKLSNSSSSSQLVKESPLMEEISGIMRGQRQVMHQLDALSNLLRDNVGERSRQARTNKRSMFADFEITKVALILSVGVVGFTIFRRMF